In the Leptolyngbya sp. FACHB-261 genome, one interval contains:
- a CDS encoding AAA family ATPase: MRWHSAFWDELQRLPLLGLDQYVVLVAERNPVEGQAAIKYLSNGYQRWAAQAAQIELDARHLHRHFNVAAISQAHRSLTAGELEGPASVLLRSFSRISQDVEAALRQGSIYNQRLALSSVADRLDGLLRELIQSSNKYAVRFHPIANHWHSLIQNYIQELTATAEQQQEIDSPYIIGVPLTEQQRIFTGRTDVSSRIEQLLLDRRRPPLLLYGQRRMGKTSLLNNLGRLLPNTIIPLFVDLQGPASRASDQAGFLYNLARGMTDSAKRQSGLALPALTREALEADAFTCFDEWLDQVEQVLGQNTALLSLDEFEVLDHALDKGRFNEADVLGLLRNLIQHRPRFKILISGSHTLEEFQRWASYLINVQVVHISYLKEDETRKLVEQPVKDFALRYELDASRRVLDLTRGHPFLVQLLCAEIVALKNEQDPSVRRLAQLDDVEAAIPEALDSSSLFFADIRNQVDKDGLALLRFLAAKGERASVSRETLEQQLPDNLDNTLNLLLRRELIEATDKGYRFQVELIRHWFARGS, encoded by the coding sequence TTGCGATGGCACTCTGCCTTCTGGGATGAGCTTCAGCGTCTGCCCCTGCTGGGCCTAGATCAATACGTGGTTTTGGTGGCAGAACGTAATCCAGTTGAGGGACAGGCTGCTATTAAGTACCTTAGTAATGGATACCAGCGCTGGGCGGCTCAGGCGGCTCAGATTGAGTTAGATGCACGTCATTTGCATCGACACTTTAATGTAGCAGCTATCAGTCAAGCTCATCGCAGTCTGACAGCAGGAGAATTGGAAGGCCCAGCCAGTGTCCTATTGCGAAGTTTTAGCCGCATCAGTCAGGATGTGGAGGCTGCCTTAAGACAAGGAAGCATCTACAATCAACGCTTAGCTCTCAGCTCTGTTGCAGATCGTTTAGATGGCTTATTAAGAGAACTTATCCAAAGCAGCAATAAATACGCTGTTCGCTTTCATCCGATTGCGAACCACTGGCACAGCCTCATTCAAAATTACATTCAAGAACTAACGGCTACTGCTGAACAACAGCAAGAAATCGACTCACCATACATTATTGGTGTCCCCCTCACCGAGCAACAGAGAATTTTCACCGGACGTACCGATGTCAGTAGTCGCATTGAGCAATTACTACTCGACCGTCGCCGCCCGCCCCTGTTGCTCTATGGCCAACGGCGCATGGGCAAAACTTCCCTGCTCAATAACCTGGGACGCTTACTACCAAACACAATCATTCCACTGTTTGTCGATCTGCAAGGGCCAGCTTCTCGCGCCAGTGACCAAGCTGGGTTTCTCTACAACCTTGCTAGAGGCATGACTGACTCTGCCAAAAGGCAAAGCGGTTTAGCTCTGCCAGCTCTAACCCGTGAAGCTCTCGAAGCAGACGCCTTCACTTGCTTTGATGAATGGCTCGATCAGGTTGAGCAAGTCTTAGGGCAAAATACCGCCTTGTTATCTCTTGATGAATTTGAGGTATTAGATCACGCCTTAGATAAGGGACGTTTCAACGAAGCTGATGTTCTGGGCCTGCTGCGAAACCTTATCCAGCATCGTCCCCGATTCAAGATTCTGATCTCTGGCTCTCATACGCTTGAGGAATTTCAACGCTGGGCCAGTTACTTGATTAATGTGCAAGTCGTTCATATTAGCTATCTCAAAGAAGACGAAACCCGCAAACTCGTTGAGCAGCCGGTCAAAGATTTCGCCTTGCGCTATGAACTAGATGCTAGCCGACGCGTTTTAGATCTCACCCGAGGCCATCCTTTCCTCGTGCAATTACTTTGTGCTGAAATCGTTGCTCTTAAAAATGAGCAAGACCCTTCAGTTCGCCGCTTAGCTCAATTGGATGATGTTGAGGCAGCTATTCCCGAAGCCCTAGACAGTAGCAGTTTATTCTTTGCTGATATTCGCAATCAAGTAGACAAAGATGGCCTTGCTTTGCTGCGCTTTCTAGCGGCTAAAGGCGAAAGAGCTAGTGTTAGTCGAGAAACTCTAGAACAACAATTGCCTGACAACCTAGACAACACTCTCAATCTGCTTCTACGACGTGAGCTAATTGAAGCAACTGACAAAGGCTACCGCTTCCAGGTAGAACTGATTCGACACTGGTTTGCTCGCGGGTCATAA
- a CDS encoding ATP-binding protein codes for MAGPPVGHPRRFFGREQQLKRLFNLLKRTPLQNAAIIGPRRSGKTSLLLHLKQVTTTPVEQLRPGQRSDWLLKPESFCWVFVDFQDCRLGSREGLLRYLLACLKLPIPYPCDLDRFLEVVSNHLRIPTVILLDEIGVALHRYAELNDAFWEGLRSLATNQVGGKLSFILATHESPLDLAQHTGHSSPFFNIFAYTTTLGPLLEPEAHALIASSPIPFPDADIEWILTQSSGWPILLQILCRERLFSLEEGDLSDDWREEGLQQLKPFAHLLA; via the coding sequence GTGGCAGGTCCGCCTGTCGGCCATCCTCGTCGCTTCTTTGGGCGGGAGCAACAACTCAAACGTCTGTTCAATTTGTTGAAGCGGACACCTCTCCAAAATGCTGCAATTATCGGCCCTCGTCGCAGTGGTAAGACTTCATTGCTACTCCATCTCAAACAGGTTACTACTACGCCTGTAGAGCAGTTGCGTCCTGGTCAGCGTTCTGATTGGTTGCTTAAGCCGGAGTCCTTTTGCTGGGTTTTTGTAGACTTTCAGGATTGCCGATTAGGTAGCCGTGAGGGCTTGCTGCGCTATCTGCTGGCCTGCCTGAAGTTACCCATCCCTTATCCCTGCGACTTAGATCGCTTTTTGGAAGTAGTCAGCAACCACTTGCGCATACCCACAGTAATCCTGCTTGATGAAATTGGTGTGGCATTGCATCGTTATGCGGAGTTGAATGATGCGTTTTGGGAAGGGTTACGGTCACTAGCTACTAATCAGGTTGGGGGTAAGTTGTCATTTATTCTGGCCACTCATGAGTCTCCGCTTGACCTAGCTCAGCACACCGGCCACAGTTCCCCATTCTTTAATATTTTCGCCTACACAACAACGCTCGGCCCTTTGCTTGAACCCGAAGCCCATGCGCTAATTGCCAGTTCTCCAATTCCCTTTCCTGATGCTGATATCGAATGGATCTTGACCCAAAGTAGTGGCTGGCCAATTTTGTTGCAAATTCTTTGTCGAGAACGTCTGTTTAGCCTAGAGGAAGGTGACCTGAGCGATGATTGGCGAGAGGAAGGGCTACAGCAGTTAAAACCGTTTGCTCATTTATTAGCCTGA
- a CDS encoding toll/interleukin-1 receptor domain-containing protein, whose protein sequence is MASGGTDQANGALGTWQRKLAFLEQKLAGTSNASQQFELQEQINECNQQIQRLQASTASAPPPGAASRPSAQTVAQASSEGPVEVFISYSHKDDELREELVVHLSNLKRQGKIKAWHDRALEAGNEWDAEIKAQLEAARIILLLITPRFMASEYINDIELARAMERHAEGSARVIPIILKPTDFKGSPFSKLQALPRDAKPITTWANQDEAFLNVVEGIRRVAENLRQNPR, encoded by the coding sequence ATGGCTTCGGGTGGAACTGATCAAGCAAACGGTGCGCTTGGGACTTGGCAGCGCAAGCTGGCTTTTTTGGAGCAGAAGCTAGCCGGGACGTCGAATGCATCTCAGCAGTTTGAGCTTCAGGAACAGATTAATGAGTGCAACCAGCAGATCCAACGGTTGCAGGCATCAACAGCTTCTGCGCCTCCACCAGGGGCAGCATCGCGGCCTTCAGCTCAAACGGTTGCTCAGGCTAGTTCAGAGGGGCCGGTTGAGGTTTTTATTTCGTACTCACACAAAGATGATGAGCTACGCGAAGAGCTTGTGGTTCATCTATCGAACCTGAAACGGCAGGGCAAAATTAAGGCTTGGCACGACCGGGCGCTTGAGGCGGGGAATGAGTGGGATGCTGAGATTAAGGCGCAGCTGGAGGCCGCTCGGATTATTCTGCTGCTGATTACGCCGAGGTTTATGGCGTCGGAGTATATCAATGACATTGAGTTAGCGCGGGCAATGGAGCGGCATGCGGAGGGGAGCGCTCGGGTTATTCCGATTATTCTGAAGCCTACGGATTTTAAGGGTTCGCCCTTTAGTAAGCTTCAGGCGTTGCCAAGGGATGCGAAGCCAATAACAACCTGGGCGAATCAGGATGAGGCGTTTCTGAATGTGGTTGAGGGGATTCGCAGGGTTGCGGAGAATTTGCGCCAAAACCCTCGCTAG
- a CDS encoding HAMP domain-containing sensor histidine kinase has translation MSSQFIAWFRLRFRHPDWLPTFRLVVLGLTGGFAVWGLWQGWGVLTWLALLLWTAWVLLPLSLALLVSGLVVLGLSWGLGWWQGLGGEVLLSRQGQELLLAGLAVVGASSLLRRFLQVVEWRLAAQAVLTTLAELGSEAAPDTALHQALTMLRDFARADGAIALRQLDEVTAEALVCLPATVLPCQLTTPALFAEALARNQCLYYRDYASMPNASRLLLAQGTQSLAVLPLASDGLRGAILLLWHRRTGVSSTLRGFIESLLSELRSLLRLYDTGLQLGQTQTRFSAILETMPQGVVFVDESGEPGWLNQAAAMLLNLSPGAVEPPVLAGAMATLRRQADNDQELAAQAEQFFAQPQGEIRNWDWIFSQPQARVLRIAITPTQLRGVPGRLWMLDDITEQYFGRQALLEHTQKLSQANQELEKLNQLKDDFLSTVSHELRAPMTNMKVAIQMLKLAPTPERQERYLEILQAECKREVELINDLLDLQRLEIGNHAALVLELINLQEWLPELLGGFQSRLQEGQQVLRLDLPAELPQLLANRAGLERVLTELLNNACKYTPVAGEIQLSVQVASVLAEDSEEPVSMMLFKVRNAAEIPIAELPFIFDKFYRAAANDTRGKGGTGLGLALVQKLLEELQGRIWVESGSGWTTFTVELPTWWKPE, from the coding sequence ATGTCTTCCCAGTTCATTGCTTGGTTCCGGCTGCGGTTTCGGCATCCAGATTGGCTGCCGACCTTCAGGCTGGTTGTACTTGGCTTGACGGGGGGGTTTGCGGTTTGGGGGCTATGGCAGGGGTGGGGTGTCCTAACGTGGTTGGCGTTGCTGCTCTGGACAGCGTGGGTTTTATTGCCCCTGTCTTTAGCGCTGCTGGTTTCAGGGCTGGTTGTCTTGGGGCTGAGCTGGGGATTGGGTTGGTGGCAAGGACTGGGAGGCGAGGTTTTACTAAGTCGCCAGGGGCAAGAGCTACTACTAGCGGGGTTGGCCGTGGTGGGTGCTAGCAGTTTGCTGCGCCGGTTCTTGCAGGTTGTGGAGTGGCGGCTGGCGGCTCAAGCGGTGCTGACTACTCTGGCAGAACTTGGGTCGGAGGCTGCGCCGGATACGGCTTTGCACCAGGCCCTGACTATGCTGCGCGATTTTGCGCGGGCGGATGGGGCGATTGCCTTGCGTCAACTGGATGAAGTGACGGCAGAGGCTTTGGTTTGCCTGCCCGCGACGGTCTTGCCGTGCCAGTTGACGACACCGGCTCTGTTTGCTGAGGCCCTGGCTCGCAATCAATGTCTCTACTACAGGGATTACGCTTCGATGCCCAATGCCTCCCGTCTTTTGTTGGCGCAGGGGACACAGTCGTTGGCTGTGTTGCCGCTGGCTTCGGATGGCTTGCGTGGTGCAATCTTGCTGCTGTGGCATCGCCGGACCGGAGTTTCCTCGACGCTACGGGGCTTTATTGAGTCGCTGCTCAGTGAGTTACGGTCGCTGCTGCGGCTATACGATACTGGTTTGCAATTGGGCCAGACGCAGACTCGCTTCAGCGCCATTTTGGAGACGATGCCGCAAGGCGTGGTGTTTGTCGATGAAAGTGGGGAGCCGGGTTGGCTAAATCAAGCAGCAGCGATGCTGTTGAACTTGTCGCCGGGTGCGGTGGAGCCGCCGGTATTGGCTGGAGCGATGGCGACATTGCGCAGGCAGGCGGACAATGATCAGGAACTGGCGGCCCAGGCTGAACAGTTCTTTGCTCAACCGCAGGGCGAAATTCGCAACTGGGATTGGATCTTTAGTCAACCACAAGCGAGGGTGCTGAGAATTGCCATTACGCCGACGCAGCTGCGGGGTGTGCCGGGTCGGCTGTGGATGTTGGATGACATTACAGAGCAGTATTTTGGCAGGCAGGCTTTGCTTGAGCACACTCAGAAATTATCCCAGGCCAATCAAGAATTGGAGAAGCTCAATCAGCTCAAGGATGATTTTTTGAGCACGGTTTCGCATGAGTTGCGAGCGCCGATGACCAATATGAAGGTGGCGATTCAGATGCTCAAGCTAGCACCGACGCCAGAACGGCAGGAGCGCTATTTAGAGATTTTGCAAGCGGAATGTAAGCGGGAAGTTGAGTTGATCAATGACCTTTTGGATTTGCAACGACTGGAGATTGGTAACCATGCAGCTCTGGTCCTGGAGCTGATCAATCTGCAAGAGTGGTTGCCTGAGTTGCTGGGGGGGTTTCAATCGCGGTTGCAAGAAGGTCAGCAGGTTTTGCGGTTGGATCTTCCGGCTGAGCTGCCTCAGTTGCTGGCAAATCGAGCTGGGCTGGAGCGAGTTTTGACGGAGCTATTGAACAATGCCTGCAAATACACGCCAGTTGCGGGTGAGATTCAACTGAGTGTTCAGGTGGCATCGGTTTTAGCAGAGGATTCGGAGGAGCCAGTCTCGATGATGCTGTTTAAGGTTCGCAATGCCGCTGAAATTCCAATTGCGGAGCTGCCGTTTATCTTTGATAAGTTTTATCGGGCGGCTGCTAATGATACCCGAGGCAAGGGCGGCACTGGTTTAGGTTTGGCGTTGGTGCAGAAGTTGCTTGAGGAATTGCAGGGCAGGATTTGGGTTGAGAGTGGCAGCGGTTGGACGACGTTTACGGTGGAGTTGCCGACCTGGTGGAAGCCTGAGTAA
- a CDS encoding NACHT domain-containing NTPase yields MARIQVDQDVFRRLKQAYSEKYHSSYKQLIAKLNSLYQHELDDPKDNLISERTIRNFFGSDTQKVSLEKNLNYLCSVLLDCKSYQEALRQSAEQILTEPSGQAGLEQAKANEALEADDWLERYQQYLRRKCGSMKVLSMTEPVNLDNIRTQVNVFKSIRGRKPRTIKEFLAALESGKDQSLNRLTYMGDEERVDALEAVKHHCKLMIWGKPGAGKTTLLKHLALHFPIEHCHHCPMGELKEPPIPIFIQLKTFAEDKRRLSLLEAITQEFEPFIDDPETVVENLLKQGKCVVLLDALDEVVDAESERVYRAIDEFTQRYAHNHFAISCRVGASEYVFPDFTDVEVADFDQDQIEEFVRNWFRVRMEPDTGERFLEVLLDNPSVRELATSPLLLTMLCWTFEDKFDFPKNRYSLYDDAVDTLLRKWDASRRMKRTQLYTDKLSRQRKINLLSDIAYHAFDQKPQKYFWQKWELWDLIRRFIENIPGVETETIAQESQAILTAIEAQDGLLVEQAKGIYSFSHLTFQEYFTVQYILESRNSSIVSQVIRQHVTDRQWREVFKMTVERLADSNEFLRLMFCQINDLVDNEPLQQMLSWLDRVTTASNVASSSWRAAYLALDLDIDLYINNRAKIDHSLAYKLSAELRGLNLERKKIMPRQPKCKLELDLGVVLTLACACAQVSEPTNLEEEHDYALLSDVLQGDLEIVPRLEGAIADAEDLGYTELVEELVTLRNYKPRADVPGLGWRVWAHGLREAMTQYLDVGYDVKFSEEDATALEDYLYVSHLLLECLQGDSYSSKDLRERLIDSLLLPRDRIAPDLLLPPSLVRDRYEAA; encoded by the coding sequence ATGGCAAGGATTCAGGTTGATCAAGATGTATTTAGGCGATTGAAACAAGCTTATTCAGAAAAGTATCACAGCTCTTATAAGCAATTAATTGCCAAACTCAATAGCCTCTATCAGCACGAACTTGACGATCCGAAAGATAACTTAATTTCAGAACGGACCATTCGTAATTTCTTTGGCTCTGATACCCAAAAAGTTTCCTTAGAGAAAAATCTCAACTATCTCTGCTCGGTCCTATTAGATTGTAAAAGCTATCAGGAAGCTCTACGGCAATCAGCTGAGCAAATACTCACAGAACCCTCAGGCCAAGCTGGACTAGAGCAAGCTAAGGCGAACGAAGCTTTAGAAGCTGATGATTGGCTAGAGCGCTACCAGCAATATCTCAGGCGCAAGTGCGGCAGCATGAAGGTGCTGAGCATGACTGAGCCGGTGAATCTGGATAACATCCGGACGCAGGTGAATGTCTTTAAAAGTATTCGCGGGCGCAAACCTCGGACGATTAAAGAGTTTTTAGCAGCCCTAGAAAGTGGCAAAGATCAAAGCCTGAATCGACTTACCTACATGGGTGATGAAGAGCGAGTCGATGCTCTAGAAGCCGTCAAGCACCATTGCAAACTGATGATCTGGGGTAAGCCGGGTGCAGGCAAAACCACGCTGCTGAAACATTTGGCGTTGCACTTTCCCATTGAACATTGTCATCACTGTCCGATGGGTGAGCTGAAAGAGCCTCCCATTCCTATCTTTATCCAGCTCAAGACCTTTGCCGAAGACAAGCGTCGCTTGAGCCTTTTGGAGGCAATTACTCAGGAGTTTGAACCCTTTATTGATGACCCTGAAACAGTCGTTGAGAATCTGCTGAAACAGGGCAAATGCGTCGTTCTGCTAGATGCCTTAGATGAAGTGGTTGATGCGGAATCGGAGCGAGTCTATCGAGCCATTGATGAGTTCACGCAACGCTACGCCCACAATCATTTCGCGATTAGCTGTCGGGTAGGCGCTTCCGAATATGTCTTCCCCGACTTCACTGATGTTGAGGTTGCGGACTTCGATCAAGATCAAATCGAAGAATTCGTGCGCAACTGGTTCCGCGTGCGCATGGAGCCGGACACAGGCGAAAGATTCTTGGAGGTTTTGCTAGACAATCCCTCGGTTCGGGAGCTGGCAACTAGCCCGTTGCTGTTGACCATGTTGTGCTGGACCTTTGAGGACAAGTTTGACTTCCCCAAGAATCGCTACTCGCTCTACGACGACGCCGTAGACACACTGCTGCGCAAGTGGGACGCCAGCCGTCGCATGAAGCGGACACAGCTTTATACCGACAAACTATCGCGTCAGCGCAAGATCAATTTGCTGTCGGATATTGCTTATCACGCCTTTGACCAGAAGCCCCAGAAGTACTTTTGGCAAAAATGGGAGCTTTGGGATCTCATTCGTCGCTTTATTGAGAATATTCCTGGCGTTGAGACCGAGACTATTGCTCAGGAAAGCCAGGCAATTTTGACGGCGATTGAAGCTCAAGATGGGCTTTTGGTTGAACAGGCCAAAGGCATTTACTCGTTTTCTCACCTCACGTTTCAGGAATATTTTACGGTTCAGTACATTCTGGAGAGCCGCAATTCCAGCATTGTCAGTCAGGTGATTCGGCAGCATGTAACTGACCGTCAGTGGCGGGAAGTTTTCAAAATGACGGTGGAGCGACTGGCCGATAGCAACGAGTTTTTGCGTTTGATGTTCTGTCAGATCAATGACCTCGTGGATAATGAACCGCTTCAGCAAATGCTGAGTTGGTTGGATCGAGTGACTACCGCTTCTAATGTGGCATCGAGTTCCTGGCGGGCTGCTTATTTAGCGCTCGATTTGGACATCGATCTCTACATTAATAATCGAGCCAAAATCGACCACAGCCTGGCCTACAAACTTTCGGCTGAGCTAAGAGGGCTGAACCTCGAACGCAAAAAGATCATGCCCCGGCAACCGAAATGCAAACTCGAACTAGATTTGGGGGTTGTGCTGACTTTAGCCTGCGCCTGTGCCCAGGTTTCTGAGCCCACCAACCTTGAAGAAGAGCATGACTATGCGCTATTGAGTGATGTGCTTCAGGGTGACCTGGAAATCGTGCCTAGATTAGAAGGGGCCATCGCTGATGCAGAAGACTTGGGCTACACCGAACTGGTTGAAGAGTTGGTCACCCTGAGGAATTACAAACCACGGGCTGATGTACCGGGTTTGGGCTGGCGAGTGTGGGCGCATGGGCTGCGGGAAGCGATGACTCAATACCTGGATGTTGGCTACGATGTGAAATTCTCAGAAGAAGATGCAACGGCTCTAGAGGATTATCTCTACGTCAGCCACCTGCTGCTGGAGTGCTTGCAGGGCGATAGCTATTCTTCTAAGGATTTGCGCGAACGGCTGATTGACAGTCTGCTCCTGCCCAGGGACCGGATTGCCCCCGACTTGCTGCTGCCGCCTTCGCTAGTCCGAGACCGATACGAGGCTGCTTAA